The Culex quinquefasciatus strain JHB chromosome 2, VPISU_Cqui_1.0_pri_paternal, whole genome shotgun sequence genome contains the following window.
TTATTGGTTTACATGACAtggaaccaaactgcatcatttattcaaaatttatgaaattacatCTGATATTATATAGTTTCAGGGTGCTATGCAAAAatacaagcttttatggactatgtctgtacagtAATTTGTTcagggacattaaactataacttgaagctagagcgtccaatttcccgtcccgggaaaaaaaatccctggatttcccgtaaaaaaataattcttgaaatATAAGCAGAAGTATATAGGGGAACTAtgccctttttcagcctatttctattatcggcctatcagcactttgatcataaaTTACAGCTTTCTTAAAGTGTTTTtggctgttccaaagtaataaatagctcaagtaAAAGTGTCCATTGTtggtacatctgaaaatgttgatttaatagcggaaaacggcaaaagtgattagaattggtcgaacggcttagagtgattaaaatgggtatatttcccctaatttcttaattttttggactcaattttttttaaatgctatagaaaaatgaagaaaccttgcttaatgaaaataaactattacaTCTCAGGTaaactttttaaagaataattGGATATCGAATAAAGAATATTTAAACCCTGTACTGCCAAagcaaatttgagatttttttacaagaagaattacttcaattcgatcaaaaaaaataaattttaagtaaaagaattatggagcactggtgcaacaatGGGTGTTAGAAGGTTTAACATAAAAAAGGTAAAGGGATGATGTCAATTTATATtacaatttaaatcatgttttcgttctatgaaaaaacatttaacagaAGTAAATTATAAATCTGAAAACCatgtgaaaaaaaacattacaaaatcatttaaaaattactttgtATTGTTTAAGAGGTGCCCGAAAATGCAAACATAGTTTAAAAACTTGCTCTAATATGTGAaaatattgagaagtttaatttttaaggaaaaactaaaaagctcaaccattttgttcaagagctgaaaccagtataacTTGGCTTAGAAAAGTTATttgctatgaaaaaaaaataatttctgaatgATCTTATTCGATTCAACATAATGTGTCAAACCATACactctcaaactggtcacagaggcaagttaaaaaaaaataagattgtggagtatggattcatttaactaactgttcagaaactttgatgaaaaaaatcttctcaacaaaaaatatcagagatcatttttttttattacacaatttgagcttataaaattagaaaaaatagacattttcttgtagttgcaTGAATTAGTTGATCTttacacttattttaaccattagagtCGCTGTCCTATTCAACTTTGATGCAAAATATGATTCAGAACCAAGAttagaacaattttcaataaatttaaaatttcccgggatttcccgggaaattggtagaaaatttccagtttcccgggaaattggacgctcaacttgaagcccaaggcgaccaaatttgaatgactttagtatgattattacgcgcatttctgaaaaatactcgaaaaatgcactttttttcattcaagctccacgcgcgagttgtaaaccattttcggatttttttttgttgtacgaAAACATTGTTTcggacatcctaatctatcattctaggggtgagcaccaaagatttgacaactttttatttttttgggacggccttcTGTCCAGTTGCTTTGCCATCATTAggttccaaaatatctaagtatagacgaaaattttattttcttgcgaaaaatcaaatttttgcggtgctgtacagtgggatttcttaaaaattaaaaacagttttaaacaagcccaaacatggttaatttgattatcaatgcagaaaaattcaATCTAGATtgctttcagttgattagacttctattttcatgaggGGGGAGGgtgacataaacattgaaaatgtttgcaacgACCTTAATTGAATGAAAGTGATTCAAGGGttgcaaaataattttcaagcaaatcaagcaaaacattgcaaTAGGGCCGAAGCagaattgtaaacaaagagtgtatcctgctcacgtcagttgatgtttacattaggaacgagcaggatagactctttgtttacaagtCGGCTTCGGTCCTATTGCAATGTTTTGCTAAAGTATGCTTGGGATTCCCGACATGTCccaactttttaacaaaaaaaatctaaatttcaagctttttcccgatttttcgaCGCTTTGAGCGGACGTCCAGGTTTTACTTCGCCACCTTGAAGCATGGCACTATTATCCCAAGTAACCAGAAGCACTAAATCAAAACTCTAAATCCACTCTAAATAAACTTTCACGATGCTATGACACTTTAAATAGTCTTTcccaatgttttgaaacatttgtagcttgaaacattattatccactgtataatgacatatagaacagccaattaaagtttcaaagcatttagctcaataatgtttcaaaacattaatGGTAAGCTTTATATATCAATGTAAAGTAAGCTTTTAAAGTTACATCACACTttgacatttcttcaaatgtttcaaaacactaaCTCAACATTAGTGAGAGCAAAGAAAGTTTGGCAGTATTTGGTGGTATTTTTGTTGATGCAGGAAAAATCGTTTGGAGGAGGTCCAGGTTTTACTCGGACGAGATCGTGCTCGGAGTGGCATACGTCTACGCCAGCTTCAACGATACCTTCGTCCACGTTACGGATCTTTTGGGCAAGTAACTATCTGGCGGAGCACCGGCGGCATGAAGGTCAAGGCTGATCGTGACAAGGCTCGCCCTACGCTGCTATGTGGCCGCTTTGTACGTAGGCGAAAGTGCAAGTCCCTCGGAATCACTTCGCTGCACATGAAGCTGCGTGCCGCCGGCGGAACTTGCACCAAGACCCCGGGACCGGGTGCGCAATCGGTGCTCCGTGCCCTATCCCGTTCGTCGATGAATATTGTGAAGATTATCAATATCTTGTTAAGGTATGAAGTGTATTgattaataaatatgtactttgTTTCAACCTGGCTAGTGTATTCTTTTTTCATGCAACTAACTGAAGGAAGACTCTATCGACAAAAATCATACGTGTAAACATATTTCAGGACGGGCGAGACGGTTGGCGCAGGGCATCTAGGTGAAACATCTCTGAACATCAAATCAACACGCAGTTTAGAATCTCGAATGAAgcacaacacagcaaaaaaaacgcAAACAGCTTTCAAAAACCGTCATCCCAGCGTGAAGAAAAGCACTCtcccaagagagagagagctgcgCGCAAAgcctttttttctatttcaaatACTGTCGGTAAGGtagtattttgacattttaccgCTGTATAACTCTATATCAACTCTACCAGTCGCCACTCAATTTTACCTCCATGCGTATaaagtgaatataaagttttgagACTCTGTATGCATACtttatatgttgatatagaggggATTTAAAGCTACCATATACAGTCCCACGGTTACTTGGGATTAGATTCTAAATACTCGTAAATTAATAGAAGGTccaaaagaaaattaaattttgattcatAATATTCtgagttttaaagtttaaacatttaaaatattttgaccgTGATAAGTGAACAATGTCATCCAGGTCACCAAATCAAATGACACAGCACAGCAGAGTTGTTAACTCATTCAAACACGTGATTCTTTACCCGATACACTTCGTCTATGAAGTAACGCTATTCTTTTGTCCCCAAGATTCACCTCAAATTACTTCGCCATTGTGTTGTGCGGTTTACTCTCCGACAACCAGATAAAATAGCTGGATGTTACCCTAACTTCCCCCGTGTAGTTCAAGATCGTCACCAGCGTCCCCACCCTCACCCTCCATTATTGATTAAACAATCAATTCCGTACGTACAACTGAGGAGGGGGAAGGGAAGACTTGCACGTACATATTTGAGTCACTCGTCGGGAGGGATTGATTCGCCGAAAACAACGGCATTAAAAACCACGCCGAAAAAAGACAAGCAATACCTTCACGCGCGAATGGGTTtggcaaacaaaaacaatccaGCCATGGCGGCCCTATAGCGATGTAGAACGAGGCCGCGGCGAAGTTTCAGGGCTTTGCGGGCGACAGTCGGAGTCCCATTACGGTACTCCTCGATGGCGGCATGTCATAATTCGCGGGGCCCCGAATTTATCGCTTCCTGTTGCTCAATTATTGCTCAATACCGGGCGCGAGGAGGACGTCGACCAGGGCTATTCCGGGTCGTAAAGATTACTTGCGGTGTGCTTTGGAGCTCGCGTTGAGCAAGTTACTGTTTCGGTGCAAGTGAGCACGATGACGGAATCGACACTTCGAAGCGGCTTGGGAACTCAATTTACACCCCCTTAATACGCCCTCTCCTGGTTGGCAAAGTGCAGAACATAACTCTTTCCTGTGTTGAACCGTGGTCCAAGTGTGGACATAATCAAACTGCGGCCCAACTTGCTCCCACAACTGGATTACATCCATTGAGAGTGCTGGCAACTCTTGGTAGGTACGGTCCGAGACTTCCAACAACTTGGAGGTTCGTCGCCACCTCTTCAAAGGGTTACCTCGCGGTGTTCGATTTGTGGCTTGTTTCGCAAATAGGCTTACATCGGCCTACAACCACCGAACTGGGGTGGACACCTTAATTAAATTAAAGTCCTACACAGGCAGAAATCCAATACGTCGAGATGTGGGATCTTCCCACGTACGCACGACTTCTCCCGGATGACCCTGCATCAATGTGTCCAGGCGGCTGCTGCTGTGGGCGGTTTCAACTTTCACCGACTCCGACAACAATTGCAACTCGAGCGCATCGTCGGCGAACTTCCTGGGCGACGTTGCGGCTTCTGAGCCAACCAAGCCGAAAGAACAACAGCAATTTTATCTTGCTTCATCCCACTTCATAACTTTTGAGAGGTTTCCCAAGTATCTGCTATCTGCTCAAACTCGAAGCTCGAGAGTTAATTATAACTCTCACAAGAGGTTACTAGTTCATCTGCTCTGCGCTCCTCCTCCCCAACTCCCCGGTAATTACAAACTCGTTCGTAGCACGTGCTACTCTTGTCTTCTCCCCGCAGTTATAGTCCTACGCAGCCGTGTGACGGTGCTGATCGAAGATATGCGCGCGCGCCCCTTCATCACGACTTCTACCTACCATCGTCACAGACGCCAAGTCTCGCGACCGGCTGTCTGTCAAAGCGCACCACAAGTCCGCGTCAACCATAAGTCAATGACTCTTGCCTCAGTCGGGCCCAACTCAATCTGCTGTAGTGTGGTGTTCCAATTTCGTGTACCGCTATGTGAGGCCTCTGCCCTTACGAGGGGACAGTGACAGTTTCAATTACGGCGACACTTTTGAACATCCCTATCGCGTCTTggctgctgtttttttttgtgaccaGCTCCAAAAATAAACCACACGAACTACAAGACGAACGCAGCAATAACTCGGCTGAGACGAAACCTGAAGATGGAGTGTTCCCATCGGAAAGGCGACAAATTGCAGCGCTAGTTCTGCTGACCAACCCAAACCATTCTGCTTGCCCGATTCTTGCAGCTCTAACATCGACTTCAAACGCGCGTGGCAGTTCCGCGCAGTAGTAATGGATGAGTATCACACCATAGCGATCGCACTCTTCAACGGGTGCACTTTTCGATGACAATCGTTTTGCTGCTGAAAGCAGCTGTTTCACGCCGGGGCTTTCAACGTGGGACCCAAACATAATGTTGTGAATTTCTCACGATGGTTTCGCGGGTCGGGTTGAGAGGTGCACACGGCTGAAATGAGTTGTTTTGACAATAAACTGTGAAACAGTCGATGTCACTTCTCGGAACACGTACATTCACTTCGTTGTCGACCTCCGCAGGTTGAGTTAAAGTTTGGCAGTGACAATGTCAACTGTGTACAATTTATTTTGGAGAATGTTAAAGCTACCAGAATATAGTCATCGCGTGATTCATTACAGCAAAACACAATTTGAAGACATCTCATTTTCACCCACGTTCCACCAACTCAGCTCAATTGTATTCATGGTTCGTGCCAAGAAATTCGCGGCCATCGTCTTGTGCCATACCAATTCACGTCTCTCTACACTATCCAAATCGGGTGATGGAATTTGAATACGAGAACCCTTCATTTTCAACTTTCATAACTTCACGTCAAGGTGTAGGCTAAGGCCTGTAAGGTACTGTCACTCAGCGTCTCTGTACGTGAATCACCCACTCTAATGGTTTCCGAATGCTGGCCAATTTTGGGTACCATAACTGCACGTGGAAATATTTGACTTATTAATTGAATGAACAATTGGGTGGAGTTAGCAACGgcaaaatgttgttaaaaaaaaaacaattaaca
Protein-coding sequences here:
- the LOC6032193 gene encoding 40S ribosomal protein S14, coding for MKVKADRDKARPTLLCGRFVRRRKCKSLGITSLHMKLRAAGGTCTKTPGPGAQSVLRALSRSSMNIVKIINILLRYEVY